From a region of the Rhipicephalus microplus isolate Deutch F79 chromosome X, USDA_Rmic, whole genome shotgun sequence genome:
- the LOC142776883 gene encoding uncharacterized protein LOC142776883 — MVGSRERSKRQPRVFAPAHLLHSTVQSQRRLLCTPVKGCYWLRFTITDARLPFAQGERENIPSTKALQNTSMATKGVESCDYRKWSSFNLWISPDCQCLRLVQLLQLVS, encoded by the exons ATGGTCGGGAGCCGAGAACGTTCGAAGCGCCAGCCTCGTGTGTTTGCTCCAGCTCATTTGCTGCATTCAACCGTCCAAAGCCAGCGAAGACTTCTCTGTACTCCAGTGAAAGGATGCTACTGGCTGCGATTCACCATCACGGATGCAAGGTTGCCCTTCGCTCAAGGTGAAAGGGAAAACATTCCAAGCACTAAAGCTCTGCAG AACACATCCATGGCCACGAAGGGCGTCGAGTCTTGCGACTACAGAAAGTGGTCCAGCTTCAATCTTTGGATCTCGCCAGATTGTCAGTGCCTGCGGCTCGTGCAGCTCTTGCAGCTGGTCTCATAG